In the Campylobacter lari genome, TTAAGCTTAAAAATTTAGCACTATTTTTAAAGTCTAACTTCACTAAACCAAAATATGCAAAAATTATGGGTGTGATGAATATCAATGAAGATAGTTTTAATGCTCAAAGCAGGGTTAAAGAAAATGAAGTTTTAGAAAAAATAGAACTTATGATTTCTCAAGGGGCTGATTATATAGATATAGGTGCGGTTTCTTCAAGACCTGGTAGTGTGTATTGTGGGAAAGAAGAAGAGTTTAAGCGTTTAAAAAATACCTTAGATTTAATCTATAAAGAAAAACTTTATGAAAAATGTATTTTTAGTTTAGATAGTTTTGATGAGTATTGTTTAGAATATGCTTTAAATAAAGGCTTTAAGCTTATTAATGATATTACTGGTTTTAAAAATGAAAATTTAGCCAAACTAGCTTTAAAATACAAAGCCACTTATACACTCATGCATATACAAAATACCCCACAAAATATGCAAGATAACCCACATTATGAAGATGTGTTAGCCGAGCTTGATGATTTTTTTGCGCAAAAGCTAGAAAGGCTAAGTGAGCTTGGTTTAGAAGATGTGGTTTTAGATGTTGGCATTGGTTTTGGTAAAAGTCCTTGGCATAATATGATGTTAATCAAACACTTAGAGCATTTTTTACGCTTTGAAAAAGAACTTTTAATTGGAGCTAGTAGGAAAAGTGTGATAAATGCTTATTTTAATTCAAGTGTTGAGCAAAGACTAGCTGGTACGCTTTATTTGCATTTGGA is a window encoding:
- the folP gene encoding dihydropteroate synthase, with translation MKIIKINPNTDFEQISKYIKPHKAGEKIMSEKTQIHFFLIKELRAPAANILKQDALRVGAELVTHKEVILGKEHTNALLMVTQDQAKKLIEKEKLQDFKLKNLALFLKSNFTKPKYAKIMGVMNINEDSFNAQSRVKENEVLEKIELMISQGADYIDIGAVSSRPGSVYCGKEEEFKRLKNTLDLIYKEKLYEKCIFSLDSFDEYCLEYALNKGFKLINDITGFKNENLAKLALKYKATYTLMHIQNTPQNMQDNPHYEDVLAELDDFFAQKLERLSELGLEDVVLDVGIGFGKSPWHNMMLIKHLEHFLRFEKELLIGASRKSVINAYFNSSVEQRLAGTLYLHLEAFKNGASIIRVHDVYEHKQMFELAKAMDELSLE